ACGATATCCCCGTCATCGTTCCCGGTCTTCTTCGAGAAGTACAGGACCACCGCTATCGGAAGAACGGTGGCGAACAGGAGGGATACGGATGCGGATACCGCATATCCCGCCCCGCCGTCCGCGGCCATGTTTATGAGCAGGAGGACGGGGATGTCCAGGATAGGGGGCTGTACGAGATTGGAGAAGACGGCTGCGAACCTCTTCTTCCCCGGGGACATCTCGGTCTTGCAGAGGCATGTAGGGTCGTTCATGACATATGTGCCTCCAGAGCCTTGCGGAGCTGTTTCTCCGCATGATCCGGGTCACTGGAATTGTCTATGACCATCCATCCTTCGGCCAGTTCCCTCATGCGCCCCCTCGTCTTTTCGAGCCTCTCCCTGGTCTCGAACATCTCTCTGTCCTCCCCTCTTCTGTCGATCCTCTCGAGCGCCGTATCCGGTCCGACATCCACGAATATCCTCATATCGGGGGAAGGAAGGGCACCGTCAATTATCCTGTAGCCGATCCTGTACAGGCGGGTCGGGAGATAGGCGGCCGCCAGACTGTAACGTACGAATACGAAGTCGTCCGATCCGACCCTTCTCATCGCCGCGAGGGAGGAGACGATATCCAATAGGTAGAACACGGTGGCGGCGACGGCGGCCGGGACTCCGTCGGAAAGAAGGAATCTGGCACTTATCCTTCCGAACGTCCGGGACCGGTCGGGATGGGTGAATACGGAAACGGTCCTTCCTTCGGACTCCAGGATCCTGCGCAGACGGTCGGCGATGGTGGATTTCCCGGACCCGTCCATGCCGTCTATAACATACCAGGTCATTTTCAGTGTTCCAGCGTCAGAACGAATCTATGTTCCTCTGGGTCCCGCCGAGTTTCTCGTCCATCTCGGCGGCCATCTTCTCCAACATATATTCGGTCTCTTCGTCGTAATCTTCCCGGGGAGGCTCCTCGTCCCTCACCCCGTATCCCGCCTGTTCCTTCAGGCTCTTGGCCAGGGACGGGCCGATCCTGTTGAGTGCGGCAAGGGCCCCCACATCCCATCTGGCTATGTCGGTCCTGTTCCTTATGCCGGCGTTGAGGAGGGTCCTGGCCCTGGATCTCCCGACCCCTCTGAACGAGACCAGGGGGATCAGCTCCTCCTTCACTCCGTACCTCACCCTCGTGAGCAGGGGTTTGATGGTCCTGCTCGCATCGGGGTTGAAGATGAACGCTATCTCGTTCATCGAGTAGAGTATCCAGTCCGCGGAGTCCACCCTGGAGCGGATGTCTCCGGGACCTATCTTCATCCTGTCGGTGATGACGTCCTCTGAGACCTCGTCTATCCAATCCCTGAGCAGGACGGCGGTCTTCAGGTCGGCCATGTGGTTGTCCCACGACGCCTCCTCGTATCCGTCGCCTCCGCATTCGTCTATCAGGGTACAGAGGTACTTCCCGTCGTATTCGGCATCCACCAACTCCAACATGTCGGTGTCCGACTTCTTAGGATACATCCCCATGACGTCCGGGGTGCAGGCCAATACCTGCATGACCATGAACTCGTCCGTGTCGTCGTCCATCTTCAGGACGGCCTTCTTCAGGATCACGGCGGTCCACGGGTCGATATAGAGGTCCGAGACCCTCTTTCCGAACGGGAGGATCCTTATGCTGTCGCCGTTCCTCTCCACCATGCCCTGTTCGGCGAGGAAGTCCACGACGTTCTCGATCACCCTCTCTATCCCGTAGAGCTGGGACGTGGCGCCGAAGAACGTCTCGTGCATGAACTCGGCGATGCCTTCTTCTGAGTCGGCGTCGCCCGTGGCGATAAGACCCAGTATGTGGCTTCTGAGGGTCTTCTCGTTCCCCAGTTTGGATGTGAGCCTCTCGGTGTCCTGGCACACATAGTCGTCCATGAGATGCTCGTAGTCGTCGTACGACTTGGCTATCAGGACCGCCTCCCCCCACGGGTCGTATCCGGGGCGTCCTGCGCGTCCGCACATCTGTTTTATCTCCATAACGGGGATGGGGACGTTGCCGGCATTGCTCTCGAAGCGGGTGGTGTCCCTGACTATGACCCTTCTGGCGGGCAGGTTGATGCCTGCGGCGAGGGTCGGAGTGGCGACGATGCATTTGATCCTCCTCTCGCGGAAACCCTCCTCCACGGCGCGCCTCTGCTTGTAATCCAGACCGGCGTGGTGGAACGCTATCCCGCAGGCTACGCAGTCCGCCAGTTTCACCCCCACGGAAGTGGTGTCCGCACCGCCCTCCAGCATCTGGCGTTCGGAGTCCGTGATGGACGACCCCGTAAGTGCCAGCATCTTCTTGGAGAACTTGGAGGCCACCGATTCGGTGGACCTCCTCGAGTTGACGAAGACCATCACCTGTCCGCCGTCGGAGACCGTCTGTTTGATCATCGCCCAGATCGGGTCTGTCTCGGGAGGGACCTCGACGGAGCTGGCGTCGGAGAAGACGATCTCCTGGTTGTAGTATACGCCCTCCTTGAGTTTCGTGGGTCTCCAGTCGGTCCTCACGAGGTCCGCATCCAGCCACATGGCCAGATCCTCCGCGTTGGATATGGTGGCGGAGAGGGCTATCACCTGCATCCCCGGGTTGCGGTGCATGAACTTGGTCATGGCGACCTCCAGGGTGGGTCCCCTCCCCGGGTCGTGTATCATGTGCACCTCGTCGGCTATGATGAGTCCCAGATCGTCTATCCACCTGTTGCCGTGGCGTATCATGGAGTCCGCCTTCTCCGACGTGGCTATGACGATGTCCGCATCCGACACGTCGTCGTCCCTGTCCGGGTCGCCGGTGGTCATGACCACGCGTATACCCAGATCGGAGAATTTCGCAAGGTCGTCCCTCTTCTCGGAGGCCAGGGCCTTCAGCGGTACGATGTACAGGACCTTCGACCTCTTCCTCAGGACCATGTTCAGGGCCGGGATGAAACCCACGAGGGACTTCCCGCTCGCCGTAGGCACGGCGGCCACCAGGTTCTTTCCGGAGAGCGCCTTGGGGATGGCCTCCGCCTGCGGAGGATACATCTCGTTGAATCCCTGCATCTCCAGAGCGTCCCTGAGGGCGTCGGGGATGTCGAGGTCCCTGAATTTCATGCGATGCCCCAGAACATGACTTGTTATAACCGTTTCGAGGGTATGTTTCGGCCCCAATCGGTGGATGTTTCCTCTTTCCTTTTCTTATGGTTTAAATAATGAGAGCCGATAGGTGTGGACCGATGAAAACGCGCAGCACGGTATTTGCCGCAACCGTGGCGGCGATTGTCCTGGCGGCGTCGTTCGTGATGATCGTCTCCGACGATTCGTCCGCGTCCGACCCCGTATTCTCAGGCTATTACTATAATCAGCTGAACACCGATGAGAAGGCTGTCTACGACAAGCTCGAGAGCCTCGATCTCAACAGCACGCCGATCCAGTCGGATGTTGTTGGGGGTGCGACGTATTATCACATCACCGTGTCCCTCACCATGTCCTCCGCGGGTTCCTCAGACGTCGTCCTGAAGGAGGTACGCAACGCCTGGCTGGCCACGAAGATGGTGGATCCGATGGCATGGTGGGCATGGAGCTACGACGATCCGGCCGCGGCCATCCCCTCCGTGGATGTCTCGTCCTCGACGGTGTCCTTCAAGATCATGATGACCAAGCAATACGCTGAAGGTGGCGCAACGGCCCTGAAAGGGATGGTGACCGATACCGCGGCGGCCATAGACGCCGCCGTCTCCGGGTTCGACTTCTCCTCGACTGCATCGACGGCCGACAAGATCAAGGCGATCAACAGTTACCTCTGCGGCAGCGATTTCAAGTACGATCCGGCCGTCAGTTCGGGTTCGGGCGACAAATGTCCCTACAACGGAACGGTCTACGGGGCCTTCGTGAACACCGGTGCGGACGGCAAGCACATCCTGGTATGTTCCGGGTACGCCGCGGCCTTCCAGGCCATCTGCGACAAGCTCGGCATACCCTGCCTCACCGTGTTCGGTACCGCGGCCGGCAGTTCTTCCAACGACCTGCATGCATGGAACATAGTCATCCTGGAATCCAAGGTCTACGGGGTCGACGTCACGTTCGACGCCACCGGAAAGGACAGCACCGCCTACCTCTGCGTCGGAGCGTATACCGTGAACAACGGGGTGACCTTCAGCCAGAGCCATCAGCCGTTCGTAAGCAACAACACGGACGACCTGTACATGGGGGGATTCGTCTCTTACGACCTCGAGGACAGCGGATATCCCTGGCCTGCCGAGGACGGAGGGATAGTGGTCAAGTTGACCGAGTTCGCCCCGTGGATCGTGATCGGTCTCATCTGCGCCTTGCTGGCATACGTCCTCTACTCCATCGGTAAGAAAGGAGAGCAGTGACGATGGCGGCAGACGGCGAATCTTCAAACTTTTTATACGAGGACAAACTAACTCAAGAGGAAAAAGGAGGTGCAGGTACGGAGAACAAAGACGAGAACGACCTGGTCCTCTCCGACGTAACGGTCGAGGAATGGATCGAGAAGCAGGAGTTCAAGTCCACGAAGGACGTAGAAGTCCCGCAGAAGATGTCCGACCGCGTCATCGGCCAGGACAGGGCAGTGGACGTCATGAAGAAGGCCGCGGCCCAGAAGAGGCATATGATGCTGATCGGCGAGCCCGGTACCGGAAAGTCGATGCTGGCAAACTCCATGGTGGAGTATCTCCCCAAGGAGGAGCTGCAGGACATTGTGGCGTACAGCAACCCCGAGGACGAGAACGAGCCCCGTGTCAGGGTCTTCCCTGCGGGAAGGGGTAAACAGGTGGTGGCCCAGCAGAAGGCCCAGGCGGCCGCCCAGAAGACCCAGAAGAACTCTTCCTACATGTACGCGTGCGCAGGCATAGTGATACTCGGGTTCCTCGGTACGATCCTCCTGTCCAACTATTACATCCTGTTCATATCGCTCTTCGCGGTGATGATCATCCTCCTGTTCGCCAGGAACCCGGTCATGACCAGGAACGATTCCAGCTACGTGCCCAAACTTCTCGTGGGACACGATGCGAACGACATGCCGCCGTTCGTGGATGCCACAGGTACGCATTCCGGTGCGCTTCTGGGAGATGTGAGACACGACCCGTACCAGTCCGGAGGTCTCGAGACGCCCGCCCACAACAGGTTGGAGGCCGGAGACATCCACAGGGCCAACAAAGGTGTCCTCTACATCGACGAGATCAACACCCTCAGGATGGAATCCCAGCAGTCCCTGCTCACCGCCATGCAGGAGCACAAGATGGCCATCACCGGACAGTCCGAGAGGTCGTCCGGGGCCCTTGTCAAGTCCGAGCCCGTTCCCTGCGACTTCGTCCTCGTCTGCGCAGGTAACCTGGACGCCATGAAGGGTATGCACCCCGCCCTCAGGTCCAGGATAAGAGGATACGGATACGAGATCTACATGCGCACCACCATGCCCGACACGGACCAGCACAGGACCGACATAGTGAGGTTCGTCGCCCAGGAGGTCCGTAAGGACGAGAAGATCCCCCATTTCGACAAGTTCGCCGTCGGAGAGGTCATCAAAGAGGCCCAGAGGCGTGCCGGAAGGAAGGGAAGGCTCACCCTGAGGTTCAGGGAGCTGGGAGGACTCATCCGTGTGGCAGGCGACCTCGCTGTCTCCCGCTCCGCAGGCATAGTCACCCGCGACGACGTGTTGGCCGCGATGGTCAATGCGAGGAGTCTCGAGCAGCAGATGGCCGACAGGCAGATCGAGTCGAGCAAAGCATACCAGCTCTTCAACATCGAAGGGGCCAAGGTGGGGCAGGTCAACGGACTCGCGGCCCTCGATCCCGGGACCGGTATGGCCGAGTACTCCGGTATCATGCTCCCCATAGTCGCCGAGGTCACCCCGGCGCAGGTCAAGGACGGAGGAAAGCTCATCGCCACCGGTAAGCTCGGGGAGATCGCCAAGGAAGCCGTGGACAACATCACCGCGGTCATCAAGAAGTTCTCCGACAAGAAGATGTCCGAGATGGATGTTCATCTCGAATACATCGGTACATACGACGGTGTCGAAGGGGATTCCGCCTCCATCACAATGACGACGGTCATACTGTCTGCGATGGAGAACATACCCATCCGTCAGGACCTCGCCATGACCGGAAGTCTGAACGTCAGGGGCCGCGTACTGCCCGTCGGAGCGGTCACCGCCAAGTTGGAGGCGGCGGCATCCTCCGGTATCAAGATCGCATTGGTCCCTGCGGACAACGTCAAGGACGTCATGATACGCAACAAGTACTACAAAACTATGGACGTCTACGGTGTCACCACCTATCGCGATGTCGCAGAGTATGCATTCGTCGACTGCCCCGAGAAGACCGCGCTTCTGGAGCGGCTCCTGCCCCTCAACCCCGACGGCAAGTCCACCGCCTTCAAACTCGAGCCCCCCAAGGAGTACGACTACTCCGAGGAGGAGCTCGCTTTGGAGAAGCAGCTGGACGAGGAAGGGAGGAAGCCCCCGGAGGAGCCCGTGCCGGCACCTGCCGAGCCCGTTCCCGAGGAGGTCCCCGCGGCGGAGCCTGCTCCCGAGCCCGCTCCGACCACGAAATCGGAGTGACCAAACCATCGGAGGGTCCTTGGACCCTCCTGACTTATTTTTATAAGACCGATTCGGATTAAGGTACGTATGACAACCGACAGGCACTCATTGGTCATCGGGAGGTTCCAGCCGCTTCATCTCGGGCACATGGAGGTCATACTCAAATGTGCCGAGGAATCCGAGCATCTCACCATAGGCATCGGAAGCGCCCAGTATTCCCATCAGCCGGAGAATCCCTTCACGGCCGGTGAACGCTATATGATGATCGAGGAGTCCCTGAAGGAGGCCGGCATAGGCAACTACAGCATAGTGCCGGTGGAGGACCTCAACAGATACTCCATATGGGTGTCCCACGTGGTGGCCATGTGTCCCACGTTCGATTGCGTATACAGCAACAACCCATTCACCAGAAGGCTCTTCACAGAGGCGGGTTTCGCAGTAAGGGAGTCCCCCCTGTACAGCAGGAGCATATACTCAGGCACCGAGGTCCGCAGGAGGATGGTGGCCGACGAGGATTGGAGGTCTCTGGTCCCGAAGGCCGTCGCCAAGGTGGTGGACGACATCGACGGCGTCGGAAGGGTCAAGGACATAAACGTCACCGACAGCGGGATCTGAGGCGATATTGTGATATTCGATTGTCCGGAGGCCGACGAGGCCGCAGAGGGATTGGCCGAAGTGCTGAAGAGGAAGGGGCTCAGGGCCTCTGCCGCCGAGTCCTGCACGGGAGGTCTGATCGGAGCCCTCATAACATCCATGCCTGGGTCCTCCGAGTATTTTCTAGGCAGCGCCGTCACGTACTCCAACGAGGCCAAGGAGTCCATATTGAAGGTGCCGCTCGGAGTGATCATGGAGTACGGGGCCGTGAGCGGGCAGACCGCCCGTCTGATGGCCAAAGGCTCCGTGAGGCTGTACGGGTCCGATGTGGCCGTCTCGGTCACAGGGATAGCCGGTCCAGGAGGTGCGACCCCTTCCAAGCCTGTGGGTCTGGTCTACATCGGTGTGTCCGACGGGATATGTGCCAGATCCGAACGTTTTGTTTTCAAGGGCGACCGTGGGGATGTCCGTACCCAGACCGTCCTGGAGGCCGTCAGGATGCTCACGAGGTTCGCGGAGGAAAGGGATTGAGCACCCGCTACGATCGTCAGATCCCGCTCATAGGGAAGGATGGCCAGGAGAAGCTGGCACATGCGAAGGTAGGGGTCGCCGGATGCGGAGGTCTGGGGACCACCCTGGTCACGAACCTCGCATCCGCGGGCGTCGGCACCCTGGTCATAGCGGACGGGGATGTCCCGGAGATCACGAACCTCAACCGCCAGTTCGTCTACCGCGAAGATTCGGATGACAGGAAGGCGGAGCTTCTGGCACAATGGGCGATGGAGGTAAATCCCGACGTATGTGCGATCCCGTTCACCGAGCGTCTCGACGACGACAACATCGGGGCGGTATTCGGCGACTGCGATGTCATAGTGGATTGCCTGGACAGGATAAGTACCAGGATGGTCGTCAACAGGTTCGCTGTATCGTCCGGGAAGACCCTCGTCCACGGCGGTGTTTCCGGTTATACCGGACAGGTCACGGTCGTCGTCCCCGGGGAGACGCCGTGTCTCGAATGCCTCTACGGCGATGTGAAGGATGCGCCGGCAGGCACCGTAACGCCATCCATAGGGGCCATGGTCACCAATATCGCATCCATGGAGGCCGTACAGGTCCTGCAGTTATTGACAGGTACGGGTTCCCCTCTCGCAGGCAGGATGCTCTCCATCGACATGTGCTGTCCGGAGACGGAGATATACGAGGTCTGCAGGAGGGATTCCTGCAGGGTATGCGGCCGTCGGGCAAGGCTCTGAACACATCCTTCCCGGACAACTGTCCGCGTTCCCTAGTCAAATATAATTATATGGGAACTAATCAGCGCAGCATGCAGAAAATAATGACCGGGAAGGT
The nucleotide sequence above comes from Candidatus Methanomethylophilus alvi Mx1201. Encoded proteins:
- a CDS encoding nucleoside/nucleotide kinase family protein, yielding MTWYVIDGMDGSGKSTIADRLRRILESEGRTVSVFTHPDRSRTFGRISARFLLSDGVPAAVAATVFYLLDIVSSLAAMRRVGSDDFVFVRYSLAAAYLPTRLYRIGYRIIDGALPSPDMRIFVDVGPDTALERIDRRGEDREMFETRERLEKTRGRMRELAEGWMVIDNSSDPDHAEKQLRKALEAHMS
- a CDS encoding DEAD/DEAH box helicase codes for the protein MKFRDLDIPDALRDALEMQGFNEMYPPQAEAIPKALSGKNLVAAVPTASGKSLVGFIPALNMVLRKRSKVLYIVPLKALASEKRDDLAKFSDLGIRVVMTTGDPDRDDDVSDADIVIATSEKADSMIRHGNRWIDDLGLIIADEVHMIHDPGRGPTLEVAMTKFMHRNPGMQVIALSATISNAEDLAMWLDADLVRTDWRPTKLKEGVYYNQEIVFSDASSVEVPPETDPIWAMIKQTVSDGGQVMVFVNSRRSTESVASKFSKKMLALTGSSITDSERQMLEGGADTTSVGVKLADCVACGIAFHHAGLDYKQRRAVEEGFRERRIKCIVATPTLAAGINLPARRVIVRDTTRFESNAGNVPIPVMEIKQMCGRAGRPGYDPWGEAVLIAKSYDDYEHLMDDYVCQDTERLTSKLGNEKTLRSHILGLIATGDADSEEGIAEFMHETFFGATSQLYGIERVIENVVDFLAEQGMVERNGDSIRILPFGKRVSDLYIDPWTAVILKKAVLKMDDDTDEFMVMQVLACTPDVMGMYPKKSDTDMLELVDAEYDGKYLCTLIDECGGDGYEEASWDNHMADLKTAVLLRDWIDEVSEDVITDRMKIGPGDIRSRVDSADWILYSMNEIAFIFNPDASRTIKPLLTRVRYGVKEELIPLVSFRGVGRSRARTLLNAGIRNRTDIARWDVGALAALNRIGPSLAKSLKEQAGYGVRDEEPPREDYDEETEYMLEKMAAEMDEKLGGTQRNIDSF
- a CDS encoding transglutaminase domain-containing protein, with translation MKTRSTVFAATVAAIVLAASFVMIVSDDSSASDPVFSGYYYNQLNTDEKAVYDKLESLDLNSTPIQSDVVGGATYYHITVSLTMSSAGSSDVVLKEVRNAWLATKMVDPMAWWAWSYDDPAAAIPSVDVSSSTVSFKIMMTKQYAEGGATALKGMVTDTAAAIDAAVSGFDFSSTASTADKIKAINSYLCGSDFKYDPAVSSGSGDKCPYNGTVYGAFVNTGADGKHILVCSGYAAAFQAICDKLGIPCLTVFGTAAGSSSNDLHAWNIVILESKVYGVDVTFDATGKDSTAYLCVGAYTVNNGVTFSQSHQPFVSNNTDDLYMGGFVSYDLEDSGYPWPAEDGGIVVKLTEFAPWIVIGLICALLAYVLYSIGKKGEQ
- the lonB gene encoding ATP-dependent protease LonB, encoding MAADGESSNFLYEDKLTQEEKGGAGTENKDENDLVLSDVTVEEWIEKQEFKSTKDVEVPQKMSDRVIGQDRAVDVMKKAAAQKRHMMLIGEPGTGKSMLANSMVEYLPKEELQDIVAYSNPEDENEPRVRVFPAGRGKQVVAQQKAQAAAQKTQKNSSYMYACAGIVILGFLGTILLSNYYILFISLFAVMIILLFARNPVMTRNDSSYVPKLLVGHDANDMPPFVDATGTHSGALLGDVRHDPYQSGGLETPAHNRLEAGDIHRANKGVLYIDEINTLRMESQQSLLTAMQEHKMAITGQSERSSGALVKSEPVPCDFVLVCAGNLDAMKGMHPALRSRIRGYGYEIYMRTTMPDTDQHRTDIVRFVAQEVRKDEKIPHFDKFAVGEVIKEAQRRAGRKGRLTLRFRELGGLIRVAGDLAVSRSAGIVTRDDVLAAMVNARSLEQQMADRQIESSKAYQLFNIEGAKVGQVNGLAALDPGTGMAEYSGIMLPIVAEVTPAQVKDGGKLIATGKLGEIAKEAVDNITAVIKKFSDKKMSEMDVHLEYIGTYDGVEGDSASITMTTVILSAMENIPIRQDLAMTGSLNVRGRVLPVGAVTAKLEAAASSGIKIALVPADNVKDVMIRNKYYKTMDVYGVTTYRDVAEYAFVDCPEKTALLERLLPLNPDGKSTAFKLEPPKEYDYSEEELALEKQLDEEGRKPPEEPVPAPAEPVPEEVPAAEPAPEPAPTTKSE
- a CDS encoding nicotinamide-nucleotide adenylyltransferase — encoded protein: MTTDRHSLVIGRFQPLHLGHMEVILKCAEESEHLTIGIGSAQYSHQPENPFTAGERYMMIEESLKEAGIGNYSIVPVEDLNRYSIWVSHVVAMCPTFDCVYSNNPFTRRLFTEAGFAVRESPLYSRSIYSGTEVRRRMVADEDWRSLVPKAVAKVVDDIDGVGRVKDINVTDSGI
- a CDS encoding CinA family protein: MIFDCPEADEAAEGLAEVLKRKGLRASAAESCTGGLIGALITSMPGSSEYFLGSAVTYSNEAKESILKVPLGVIMEYGAVSGQTARLMAKGSVRLYGSDVAVSVTGIAGPGGATPSKPVGLVYIGVSDGICARSERFVFKGDRGDVRTQTVLEAVRMLTRFAEERD
- a CDS encoding HesA/MoeB/ThiF family protein, with protein sequence MSTRYDRQIPLIGKDGQEKLAHAKVGVAGCGGLGTTLVTNLASAGVGTLVIADGDVPEITNLNRQFVYREDSDDRKAELLAQWAMEVNPDVCAIPFTERLDDDNIGAVFGDCDVIVDCLDRISTRMVVNRFAVSSGKTLVHGGVSGYTGQVTVVVPGETPCLECLYGDVKDAPAGTVTPSIGAMVTNIASMEAVQVLQLLTGTGSPLAGRMLSIDMCCPETEIYEVCRRDSCRVCGRRARL